The Hypanus sabinus isolate sHypSab1 chromosome 2, sHypSab1.hap1, whole genome shotgun sequence DNA segment ctggaagcatcagagtttggtatggcaactgctctgcctgtgaccacaagaaactgcaatgTTGTGGCACAGctctttccataagaccatatggcATAGGAGCAAAATAGGTAATTTGGcctatcaggtctgctccaccatttgatcatggctgatttattatcccactcaaccccattctcctgccttctctctgtaatctaTAGCACCCTGACTAactaaaaacctatcaacctctgctttaaatataaccatagacttggcttccacagattcaccatactctggctaaagaaatttctcctgatctctgttctaacaggatggccatctattctgaggctgtgcccgctggCCCTAGATCCCTCAACTATATGAAACatgctctccatgtccactctatctagacctttcaatattccatcaCAGATCTAGCCTCCTTTTCCAATGGAATTGGTCTCTACcttgctgccttggtaaagcagtcaACGTGATCAAAGTCCCCACCAACTCCAGGCACTACGTTCCTGGGaattcacatcatggatgacctcacttaGTGCCTTAATATCACTTCCCTGAACAAAAAGTGCAGGAGCACCTCCACGttctaagaagattgaggcaagcaaggctcccccacacccatcttaactgcattttacaggagaaccattgagagcatgctgacaaattgcatctccatctggtattgCAGCAGTTGAGCATTGGACAAgcagtccctacaaaggactgtgagaacagctgagaggatcataggagtCTTCCTACcatccattggggacatttatcaggagcgctgcatatGCAGGGTCCTTGGTATTATGTAGGAtaccacccacccatccatccagcatcctctttgactttctaccattaggtagagactctgatgcataaagcaagaatggtcaggatgagaaatagtttcttctcccatgccattgggcttctgaactcccagccACATTGTactcaaagtgtcactggttaatctgttccatacttTACATTACTTAATATTAATgctctttagtttgttatttatatgattcatctgcagattttatccttATCCACATAAGTTATGGTGAGTTATGTGTGATATGTATATTGCTTTTACACACTGATTCGGAGAAATgactcatttctatatacattctatggttatatacacatatatagttaaatgacaataaacatctTGACATTCTCTCATCACtcttctcccattgggcagatgatacataagcctgaaagcatgtaccaccagattcaaggacatcttctatcCCTCCGTGATAATGGTCTCTTGCTTGACAGGATGGACTCTCGACGTCACAGCCTACATCATGATTGTCCTGCATGCTTTTGTCTACCtggactgcactttctctgcagttgTAACCTttcactctgcattctgttatcttCATAGGaccacctcaatgcactgttgtaatgaaatgatgttTGTAACTGTGACGGTctgtattgtcacatgtatccaGGCATAGTGAAAAATTTGCCTTATGTACTGTCTATAAaatataagacattggagcagaatcaggccattcagcccatcgagtctgctcagccattccatcatggctgcattattatccctctcagccccattctcctgccttctccacatgaaatctgatgcccttactaatcatgaatctatcaacctctgctttaaacatgctcaatgacttagcctccacaatcTTCtctagcaaagaattccacagacccaGCACCCTCAGGTAAAagcaattcttcctcatttctgcacaAAGGGATATTCCACTGTTCTGAGCTTGTGCCCTCTGGGACTTGACTCAGCCACTACTGGAAACACCTTTTCCAGGTCCACTGTTCTaagctttcaatatttgacacttcccattcttctaagctccagcgacTCTAGGCCCAaaaccattcatacagatcaattcattacatcaGTACGTTGAGGTAGTACAAGAAAAAGTCCAAAATATTTTGTGGGTTGCATCTGGCGGATCTGCAATAAAAGGGCATTTATGAGAAGCCCTTTCACTTTTGAGACAGCGAACAAAATAGTAGGTTTCAAAAACCTACtgattaataaattaataaattttaTTAATTTAAATGCAGCAAGAACATTTTTTCCTTTGCCCTGGCAGTCCAGCTTCACTCATAATAAATCATTTGTCAATAATGCAAAGTTATGTGTCAGTTTGCGTCTCAACCCGCAGACAGATAGTGCAACACTACTTGTACGGTGAGAGCGTTTTAGTCTGGTATGGAGCAGTCACTGTAGAAGACTGGAAAAAGGTACAGTAAGTTAgggacttagccagctccatcatgggcactaacctcccccgtatcgaggacatcttcagacGTTGATGCGTCAAAAGGGCGGCATTCATTACTAAGGTcccccatcaccaaggacatgcccATCATTGtgaacatcagggaggaggtacaggagggtgAAGGCACGCTCAACGTTTTAtgagcagcttcttcctctccgctatcagatttctgaatggatattgaactcaacactacctcactatttttctcttctttggctttatttttgcattatttatttaatttaaactATACACATATATAGTCAGATGGATAAATAAATTTCTTATTGGAATTTATAGTTTTGCTTTTAATATTATGCATTACAATGTACTGTTGCCGAAAACAACAATTTTCTCGACGTATGCCAGTGgcgttaaacctgattctgattttgacaatTTGACAGGGCCATCAAGAACATTAACGTGGCCACGTACCGTTGGGATTCCGAAAGGGCCGGTCAGGAGCGTCTCCGCAAGCGTGCTGACGAACCCAGCGTCCGCCAGGACAGCGGGAATTCGGAGACTGCTTTTACATGTCGCTTCAGACGGGTCTTCATCCTGGAGGCTGATGAGGGCCATTACTGCTTTCATCGACAAGGCTTCACTGCGGCAGCCATCGTAGATCTTGTATCCGAGCGTGAGGTTAGGCAGCAGCTTGGTACTGTTGTTTATTTCTTCGATTGCAAAGATCATGGTCTGCGCCAGGTGAAATTCTTTCAGATCAAAGCTGTGGGATGTACAGAGTTAAGCATTTATCACTAGAGCAACTTCCAGCTAATGGGATAGTTCTTAAATATATTCAGCGTTTAACTACATGGGTACTCTACACTACAATGTATCAGAACGACATCTGTTACAATTGGTTTCATTATGCTAAATTGCTTGCAACAAAATGGCATCACATATTTATTGGAAGCGCATTTCGATCATTACACCTTCGAATAAGTAGCTTCACGTTTCTGGCTTTTTCGGATTGCGGCGGGACATTGTGTCCTGAACTTCCTTAATGTGAAACTGTGAGCTAAGTCTCTTGCTGGTGTCAATCGGAGGTTCACAAGAGTAAAATAAGATAAGATTAAGATAGGACTAACTTTATTTGTTCCGTGCACATTGCAATGTTGTGAAATGCGTCACTTGCGTCAACAACCACACAGTCCGCCGTTGTACTGAGGGCAGCACGTAAATGTCGTCAGGCTTCCGGCACCAACGCAACATTCCCATGTCCtgacgaaacgtcgacagcgcttctccctatagatgctgcctggcctgctgtgttccaccagcattttgtgtgtgttgtgacaaCATTCCCATTTTGGCTTCAATGACTAAAGGCTAACTACAGGGTTGAGTTAGCTTAAAAAATGATCAATTTGACTTTAGGGACAGAGCAGTGTATTGAAGACAAGCGATTTAATGAAAGTCATTACCATATCTGGTAATGTTTAAGATAAATATAAAATGCAGTAACTGAAAGTGAGAAAGCAAGTATATGATTAAAAAGTATGGTTTGGTACAAATTTCTACGCCAATAAGTTTAAACATTAACGCTGAAAGCACTGCTCATCAGTCTAACCCTGCCTCAGCAACGATTGGTGCCCTTTGCAGTCAATGGCAAGGGTCACAGCCAACTGACGGAGCTTGGAAACGGGGTTGCCCCCACTTGCTCCCAAGGAAACCGGACCGCCATAAGACCAAGGTCTGTTTCTTCCTCTTGGCTCGGTTAAGGGATCAATGGAAAGCGGATCCCCATCCCCTCCCCGCGGAGCTCCTCCGATCACATTTCATAGCGAATGGCCGAGCCCACACTGGTACGCTTAGCACTGACAGTGATATCCACCTGCATTCCAAACAAAGGTTTGGAAAATACACTTTGCAAAGTTACTTTGTGAAAAATACGATCATATTTAATGTAACTCTGTAAGCGGGACTTCAATTCGATTCCAAAAGAAAAGCTTCGTAACTGTAATCTCACAGCATCATAGCGTCTTGAGAGTTACGCAGCACTGAAACGGGCACTTTGACCCAACTCGAGCCGACCCAGAAGCCTAACCTGAGCGTTTGGCTCGAAACCATtcttatctataaatctgaacaaATGTCTTTTAAGCGTTGGAATTGTGCCTGCCTGCACCGCTTCCTCGGACAGCTTTCTACGACTCACAAGCCATGTTCTCAATACTATTTTTGTACTTGCAGATTTTGCGTTCTGTTGCACGATGTTATTCGTCCGCccttgtgtgtagattttcactgattctattgtagtttttgtatctactgtgtatgcccgcaagaaagtgAACGGCAGAGTAGATTTGGTGACGTATACGTCCTTGGATAATACACTTACTTCGTTGCACCAGACTCTATTTGGAAAATGTtgccccctcaggttccctttaaacctctactctctcactttaaacctatgccctctaatttTACTCTTCTCCTCtgtggggaaaagactgtgaacTTTCACCTGATCTGTGGCCCTCTCGTTCACCCATCAGATTCCCTTCCCGCCAGCCCGAGTCTACCCAATCTCTCCTGATAACCCTCCAGTCCCGGTAACATACGTGAATTTGCTTCAGCTCGTCGAAAACGGTGGCTACGTAAAAGGTGACGGGCTGGCTGGACAGAGATGAGCTTGATTTGCCACATGCACATCGCAGCATCAAATCGAATTAAGTTCGCCAGGATTGCCCACAAGCGTCGCCACGCTTCCGGCGGCAACAGAGCAAATCCACAGTTTATTAATCCTAACCCGCAAGGCCTTGGACTGTAGAGGGAATCCCACAGGGCCCGGGGAGAAGGTACGATTACAGGGCGGCAGCGGGAACTGGTGATCGCTGATGCTGGAAGGCGTTGCCCTAACCTCTACCCTCTCACCTGCCACCAGTGCCCTCCCACATAACCTGACTACATAACCCGGCTGCACGGGGCTCTGGGGTGGCCGGTTCACGCCAAGCCGTTGGCCCAttacttcaaagattcaaaggtacaatttaatgtcagagaaatgtatacaatatacatcctgaaatgcgttttcttcgcaaacatccgcGAAAGCAGAGGAGTGCTCTAGATAAGAAACGGCAGTtaaatgtcagaaccccaaagtccccccagcgtaagcagcagcaagcaacaaccccccttccctacccccccccccccccggcactcACTTTACACAGGTTGGAGGCGGCGGTTCCGCTGTAAAGGAGTGAGCCTCGAGCTGCGGCGCCGTGTCGAAGTGGAAGTGGAAGATTCCACCCACGATGATGTCTCCATCTTTGGTTAGCCCTGGTACCTCAAACTTCTGGCGAAGCTCGCAGTCTGGTTGGCTCGCTCCTCTCATTGCAACAAGTGAGAAGCACCCCAGCAGCAGAAGGTGATGATACATCGCCGGGGCAACTGTCTGCAGCCGTTCCTCGACACGAGGCACTGACCCGCTTATGTATCTTGACGAACCCAATCAGTTCGGTGATACCGTGACAAGGATATCAGCAATGGGAGAAACGCTGGAACGGATCCAACAAAAATAAGAACGCAAGTTCAAGAATTATAAGGTGCCTCGGGACAACCAAGTAACAGGCGGAATGAGCTGAATCCATTGCCCCCGTGACTAAAAGCTGCACATGGGCTCAATTCATTATAAACTTGGCCCCGGACCCAGATTCCTCAGTTTATCTGCACGCTGTGGGGATCGCACTGGAATATAAACGAGAGCATAGGACCCCCGCTCCCCACCCCTCCATATACACCTCGCTGCATCCCTAATACAGCCTACCCAACCCAACCAGGacttttaccaatttttatcgatgTACCATAGAAACCAATTTATCAAGATGCATACGGCCTTCTATGGCAACTGCTCCGTGCGTGATCGCAAGAAagggcagagagttgtggatacaaCTCAGCACATCAATGGAACCAGCGCCCCCCTCCAAGGCCTTTTGCCAGTAAATCAACGAAAACGACCAAATACCccacccaactagggcattccctccctctctctctctctcccacacccccactcccatcaggcagaagatacaaaaacctggaaGCAACTATCACCAGGATTAAGGGCAGCTTCACCCCACTGTTATAGGACTGTTACattattttccacctcttgcatttttttttgtttctgtgttctgtaacttttacactttattctgcattgttattgttatgccttgttctacctcaatgcaccatgTAATGATTTGGCCTGCACAAATAGTACaccagacaagcttttcattgaatCTCAATACATGCGACAATGATAAACTGATAGCAAAACCAACACCAGCACAGGCTGGATGAGGAGAttatgtttcttacagtgggggaATCTCAGACCTCAGAATAAAGAaccgtctctttagaacagagatgaagaggaatttcttgagccagaagatggagaagctgtggaattcattccacagacagctgtggatgccaagttatTGGGAATAtatgaagtggaggttgatagttcttGATTAATGAAGGAGTCAAAGGTTACGCAGAAGAGGCAGGAGTACAGTGTTGAGAGGGACAACTTATGTGCCTCAACAAAgcctgttgatgtttcaggccgagatccttcctcaggactaactgaaaggaaagatagtaagggatttgaaagtaggagggggaggggaaatgcaaaatgataggagaagaccggagggaagctgagagccggaaaggtgattggcaaaagggatacagagctggaggaaggaaaggatcatgggacaggaggcctggggagaaaaaaagagggaggggagcaccagagggagatggagaacaggcagagtgatgggcagaaagagagaaaaaaaaggagggggaaaataactaaatatattggggatggggtaagaaggggaagaggggcattaacggaagttagcgaagtcaatgttcatgccatcaggttggaggctacccagccggtatataaggtgttgttcctccaacctgagtgtggcttcattttgacagtagaggagtccatgggcagacatatcagaatggtaatgggacatggaattaaaatgtgtattaACATTATTACACACATTATAACACATTATTATGTGTATTAACATAAATGTGTATTAACAGAATCTATGTGGAAATGTTGTTCCTTCagactttcccctctcactttaaacccatgTACATTTAATTACTGTGGGAAAAGGACTATGAACGTTCATATTACGTATGCCCCTCaggattttttaactttccacagggtcactcctcagcctcctttGGTCCAAGAAAATTAGTCCTGGCtcgtccagtctctccttataattcaAGCCTTCCAGTACTGGCAAAATCATTATTAAATCTTTCTGTACTCACTCTAGCATAATTATATCCTTGCTACAGTATATTGAGCAATGTTCCAGGATGTTCTCACCAACATCTCCAGCTGTAACATGATGTTCCAACTTTTGTACTTGTTGCATCATCTGATATTAGTTAGTGCCTTCACCAACTTTTCTTCCTGTGCCACttccaaagtttaaagtaaatttatcattaaaatatgtatatgtcaccctatagaaccatgagattcattttcttgtgagcattcacagtaaatacaaaccaATGAAACACTGTACCCAAAATGTAAAGGACAAAGTGCAAATAcagaacaataataataatataaataaataaactataaaaacatgagatgaagggtccttgattCATAGGTCGTGGGGACAGTCCATTGCTGGGCtgaacccctctggttcaagagcttgatgttcaggggtaataactgttcctgagcctggtggtgttcGTGAAACTTGTACCTGTAGGTTTTTCTATTTGACAAAGCTCTCCAGGGCCCTTCcattcactgtttttttttctcttgcccTGCTTTAGCTTCCCAAGATTTCACACTTGCCTgagttaaatgccatctgccattacTTTGTCCACTTTCCCATCTACATCCAGCTCTAACCTTGGAGTAACTTCTTCCCAGTCCACCACACCATCATtctggtgccatctgcaaatacACTGACTATGTCaagtacattctcatccaaattgattagattagattagctttattgctTTATACATGTAGAATGAAACATTGAAATGTGTTGttggtgtcaatgaccaacacagcccgaggatgtgctgagggcagcctgcaaatgtcagcAAGCTTCTagtggcatgcccacaacttactaactcaaACGCATAcattttagaatgtgggaggaaactgaagcactcgGAGGAAATCTTTATGCCTTTTGTTCCTCGGATCcttcttgtaaacttcctctggaccctctccaatgccagcacatactttcttagatatagtagacatgggagattttaacatgcaggtagattgggaaaatcgggttggtaatggatttcaagagattgagtttgttgaatgccttttagagcagtttgtccttgagcctactaggggatcagctataccggATTGGGAGTTACGTAAGGAGCTGGAGTCGATTTGGGAGctaaaggtaaaagaacccttaggaaccagtgatcacaatatgattgcatTCAAATtgagatttgatagggagaaagtagcagtatttcagtggagtaaaggaaattacagtggccaaAGGAAATTGGAAAGAGTTGCTGGTAGGGATGACAGAAGAGTAGCCATGGCGTGCTTTcctgagaaaaatgaggaaggtgccgGACATGTgtcaagggaaatcaaagctatCATGAAAACTAAAGAAAGggcataaaacaaagcaaaaattagtggaag contains these protein-coding regions:
- the LOC132402907 gene encoding extracellular calcium-sensing receptor-like, producing the protein MCTEQINFDLKEFHLAQTMIFAIEEINNSTKLLPNLTLGYKIYDGCRSEALSMKAVMALISLQDEDPSEATCKSSLRIPAVLADAGFVSTLAETLLTGPFGIPTVRGHVNVLDGPVKLSKSESGLTPLAYVEKIVVFGNSTL